The Sphaeramia orbicularis chromosome 15, fSphaOr1.1, whole genome shotgun sequence region CAAAGTGTAAGGAAATAGTAGAGGACGACCATTACAGCTGATGTAGTGACAACAGTTTGGATGGATCATAAATGAGCTTTAATTCCATTAGAAACTGtgtaactgaacatcaaactaaatGAAATAATGAAGGTGGGACACGTTTTTCAAACTCCAGTGGAAAAGTCATAACTCAGTAGTTTGTGAACTGACAAACTGATTGTCTGTGTCTAGTGAATACACAAGTAGTGTGACGCTtcacacacaatgaaaataaaagtgtGTAAATGCGAACAGGTCATATCAGAATAATCTGTTTACATATATTTAGTTTCCCATATCAGGATATgtgtcaattcaattcaattcaattttcattttttaatgttgAAACTTCATCCACTGTGTCATATGTTATTTACTGTGGTTTGTGGTAAATCAGGGGCTTATGGCAAATTTGTGATAAAGgtggttatgtttttattttaagaaTGTAACTGTAATCTGATTACCACATGCATGTTTGGACTCTAAATACATATATTTCATttccaccactttttttttttttttttttctatttttggttTCCTTTAGCAATAATTCCTAAACTGAAGGTGGGAATAGATgaaacatttaaactttaaagGGTTTTCACTTTAAGCTCAGTTAAATGTCAAATAACTAATATGAATTTATTACAGTAGGGATTTGCTTTTTTACTGTCCTTTAGCTCATATTAGTTGTATTAATACCAGCTCTATAAAGTACGTGGTGTACAAGTGTTTtactcagggttagggttagggtcatccACCAGCTGATTCAATAttttcatacatatatttattttttttcttttttcttagcTGTTAAATGTTAATCCTTCTGTCCACAGTTACGGCGAGCCTCAGTGGTTGGACGTGGACGGCTGTCAGGGCATTGAGAAGCACCACTGTGACCTGAGTggagtgacctctgaccccagagAGTGGTACTACGCCAGAGTGCACGCTTCCTCTAAGCCCGCTAGTAAATCTGCCTGGACCCTGTCCCCCAGATTCAGCCCCCGCTGGGACAGTGAGTGTTTACAcagatcctcctcctcctcctctgcatcCTCCTCTCTTTGTCTTCTCACATCCACAAAGTCAAACAGCCAAACATAAGGCACTGATAAGACCTGCTCTTTTCTTTGTTTAGAACCACAGTAGAGGGGGGGGGGATGACCCAAAAAATAACCTCAAAAGCATCATCCCCTCAAGGCCACTACCCTCAAAATTAGCCGACCGTtacttcactgaaaaaaataaagtgtgATGCTTATTGTTTACAACACGTTTCCTACCTTTTCACCTCAAACCCACTCCCACAAATATCATGTCTCTTCAGGATGgacatttaatttaaaaaaacaaaaaaaaaacatcttgactttCCAGAATGTGGACATTTTTACTGACTTTTAGAGTGGTGAAACATGTCTTGATGTGTATTTTACGTTGTTTTTGCCTCTAACTCTTTTACGTCATAGTCATATTGTTACGTCTTTTACTACTTATTACTTcttttatatcacaggtgtcaaacatgcagcctgggggccaaatccagcccaccaaacggtccagtctggcccttgggatgaatttgtgaaatgcaaaaattacactgaaatattaacaatccaatgcaatctcaagtggacaggactggtaaaatactatcataataacatagaaataatgacaactccaaatgtttctctttgtaaatataaatattttcatgtatttacactaaaacaaagtataattttgcaaaaaatttgaataacctgaaatgtcaattctgcctgttactcaatgttttgtgtgtttgtagatccactgtgatctgtaagttataatgtacatgtgtaaatgataaactgaggcagaatattgttaaaattacacttattttttcagtttgttcatgttattcacatcttttgaaaggatagtttgtagatgtaaacctaaacataatgtaaattaactttttttgctctaaaacatagagaaaagtttggagttgacattatttctatattattatgttattattttactggttcggcccactgcagatcaaatttagctgaatctggcccctgaactaaaatgagtttgacacccctgttttatataATTTTCTCATTGAATATTttatcttttgtgtcatttttttcttgttatacTGTTCCAGGCTGACACTCGTCACTATAATTCACATATTGAATTATAATACTGCGCTGGTATTTTACTGTCAATTGCTGAAACAACTCCATTTTCCAAGTTTAGGAAGCACGGCCTTAATGGGTCAAAGTAACACTGCTGTCTTAGAAACATGTGCTGCATTAGCCAGTACTTTGACTGCTTTTACTTTCAGTTTTTTGCCAAGacaacagtcacagtaaaactatGAATTACTTCctatcagtgtgttttttttctgtaaagttGATATTGTCAGTAACTCTACAACAGATCTGGTTTTAAAAGGACATATTAGATCAGAATCACCTATTTACAAAAAGTGAACAAACATAACAGTGTCATCAAACTAAATTCCTTTACTCGGTGTAAACTGTCTCTAGTGTCGCTGAATctcattttatttctgtttttttcagtcctccTATTTTACTCTGAACATGATCATAATAGTCGCTTTAGgaaaaacttgagtgtattgtTTAGAAGTTCCATGcaatgaaaaaatcagccaggtGGGAATAGCTGAACTATTTCTTCTTCACTGGACTAAAAGTGAGAACAGACTGGAGGCTACAGTGGCTCACTACTCACTCTAGTGGTCCAAATTGGCATTACACATGTCATTCTGGGCACATCTTTGACAAAGTGTTAAAACTCTAATTTCTAAACACTGACTTTAGATCTGTGAACATTCTACAAAAGAAATATCACAATTAGCTCCTTTAATGTACCACAATGTTCCAACACCTCcagatgtttacttttttttttttaattctctttatcataaacaaacaaaaacttccaTTTCATCAGTTCACCACTCTCCTTTATATGACTTCTTTTTAATATTATGTACtttatttttgctcaaattaacaaacacatttttctacaGCCAAAATTAGCCCACCTGTACTGAAGCTAAACATCACAGAGCAAGGCATTGTGGTCCGTGTCAAACCTCCCCGGCCGCTCGTTAGGAAGATGCACAACGATCTGTTCTACAAGATCTACCTTGTACACAACAGTGGAGCAGAGGTACGCAACTAAATACACAAATTTATGTCACATatttcaagaaaatgtacataaagtAAAGAAACTGgaagtaataatataatatatgtttttattccacttttaaatattaaaaaagcatgcatggattttttttttgttttccaagtTTTAGAATTTATTGCCAGATATTGCAAAATATACATTCTTCAgattgctttttttgttgttcataCATAGATTCAACATATAGCACAATTTTTGATTCTTATAGTAATTATAAAACGATATAAattataaaattattttataataatttatAATTTTGTTTGTCCATGTCATATTGCTCTTTGTTAACTAATGAtttgctcgaaataaaactaaaataacaaaacaacatCCCAAATATTAACAGCAATGAACACAGAAACAGTATAAGAAAAGCAAAAGCATACAATAGAAAAGTAAATTACAATACCTTAAACAGGGTTCCCTTTtgtatgagaaaaaaagaacactgaagaaattttaacaaATGGAGTCCTCAGTGTTTTCTGTAGATTTGTAAAGacgtctttttgttattttgctaaaagcactattttttttccaaactttgGGAGTAAATTATTGTAGTCCATGTAAAAAAATcaatagacaaataaataaactacttTTTTCAAGTATTTAGAGAGAATATGAATAGCTGACAAATATATAATGGAAATGGTTGCTGTTAAAATGTCATAAATTAAAGTTCTGTTACATATTTAAAGGCTGTGGAACTTCTGAAATGTTGTCTGTATATCTGTACGGGAACCCTGTTTCTACTGGTACTTCAACAAATATCCATGATGGCTGTTTGTGTAAAGGTCagacacagataaaaaaaaaaactttacaatgTTTCTACCATTTTAACAAGATGAGGAAATGGAAGAAatgagggaggaagaggaagattaAAACAAGAACTAACGCCTACTCTTTGTCCGATACATTATGGCTGTTACACAACAGGGACAATTAAACACACAACGAGCACTGGTTTAGACCCATAACACACCACACATTTCACTTATGTGTAGAGCTGCCTTCTGATCGCCTACTCTAATCTTCAGGAGGAGTTCGAGATGGAGTGCTGCTTTCACAAACTCAATCTGAAGAAGGTGAAACATAAGGAGGAGTACTGCCTCCAGGCCGAGACCGTCATCGCCTTCCAGGCCAAAAGCAGCGACCGCAGCCCGGAGAAATGTGTCACCACGCTCTGATCACGCAAGTACGAACACACACTTATCTGTTTAATGTGTGAAGAAGTATTCAGACTGTGTATTTATGGACCTCCTAATGCTCTGCTTTCAAAACGTTATCTGAGTTAAATGTTCCTTAAGTTCCAAAAGTACAAGTAGTCATTGGCAGTACTGGTCAATGTTTTAGTACGACAAAtgcaattccaaaaaaaaaacccaaaaacataggATACTGTGTGAAATGGAAATAAAAAGAATGGAGTGATCTGCAGGTGTCATGAACCCATACTTTATTTACAATAGAACCTAGAAAACATATCGAATGTTGAGAAAATGTATGGTTTTAAGAACAGAATAACATACATTTGAATTTAATGGTAGAAAGAACATCTCCAAAAGATGGGACAGGGTcatgttttcagttcagttcggttcggttcggtttggttcagctcagtttagtttagtttagtttagtttagtttagttgtgttcagttcagtttagtttagttcagtttaattcagttcagttcagtttaattcagttcagttcagtttagtttaattcagttcagttcagtttagtttaatttagtttagttcagtttagtttagtgcagtttagttaagtttagtttagtttagttgtgttcagttcagtttagtttagttcagtttaattcagttcagtttaattcagttcagttcagtttagtttaattcagtttagttcagtttagtttaatttagtttagttcagtttagtttagtgcagtttagtttagtttagtttagttcagtttcattcagttcagtttcactcagttcagttcagtttaattcagttcagtttagtttagtttagtttagttcagtttaattcagttcagtttaattcagttcagttcagtttagtttaattcagtttagttcagtttagtttaatttagtttagttcagtttagttcagttcagttcagttcagtttagtttagtttagttcagtttcattcagttcagtttcactcagttcagttcagtttaattcagttcagtttaggttagtttagtttagtttagtttagttccgtttagtttagttcagttcagttcagtttagtttagtttcattcagttcagttcagttaagttaagttaagttaagttaagttaagttaagttaaatttagtttagtttagtttagtttagttcagttcagttcagtttagtttagtttagtttagttcagtttagtttagttgtgttcagttcagtttagtttagttcagtttaattcagttcagtttaattcagttcagttcagtttagtttaattcagtttagttcagtttagtttaatttagtttagttcagtttagtttagtgcagtttagtttagattagtttagtttagtttagtttagtttagttcagtttagtttagtttagttcagtttcattcagttcagtttcactcagttcagttcagtttaattcagttcagtttagtttagtttagtttagtttagtttagttccatttagtttagttcagttcagttcagtttagtttagtttcattcagttcagttaagttaagttaagttaagttaagttaagttaagttaagttaagttaaatttagtttagtttagtttagtttagttccgtttagtttagttcagttcagttcagtttagtttagtttcattcagttcagttaagttaagttaagttaagttaagttaagttaagttaagttaaatttagtttagtttagtttagttcagttcagttcagtttagtttagtttagtttagtttagtttagtttagttcagttcagtgccCAGACTCTTCTAATAGTAACTGATGGAGTGTCCAGTTTAAGATTGTGTTAATGAAACTTCATGATAAAGGCGTGCAGAGTGGATCATATGTTGCTCTAA contains the following coding sequences:
- the il22ra2 gene encoding interleukin-22 receptor subunit alpha-2 encodes the protein MTRVLLGVVVLGNLVCISTQVPEVLDRPAQVRFESVDYKNILHWTPPINDTSLQYYVQWKIYGEPQWLDVDGCQGIEKHHCDLSGVTSDPREWYYARVHASSKPASKSAWTLSPRFSPRWDTKISPPVLKLNITEQGIVVRVKPPRPLVRKMHNDLFYKIYLVHNSGAEEEFEMECCFHKLNLKKVKHKEEYCLQAETVIAFQAKSSDRSPEKCVTTL